One window from the genome of Pseudonocardia hierapolitana encodes:
- a CDS encoding PQQ-binding-like beta-propeller repeat protein encodes MAGTALAAWAAAAVVVDAPVRSSTVAEAAPVPVAERADGVRWEWDADGPVRDVRAAGTGVVVAGRDGVTALDGVTGAPRWAFARAGARVADLVVSPDRRAVVVVHEGAASQVAVVTALDALTGARRWETALDRRPDLLVTDTVVALARYERPDDDGQHPLRAHLSAHDVDTGAAAWTWESPAGCGSSLVRSLAAVRVVPVETECPDGASLHGVDERTGQDAWSLPVRPFSTALSDYALRATGDGALLVTAGAGTSHVVVEAATGRIAARLETEDFPLPAPDGRVQLLGGDPEHVVAAVDGSGAILPVPPGCAREAAAAVSSTAVLRLCRGERFLDLQVDAGAPVPLGLLPGDPFAGLDLLRDAFVVPAPGAVVVAVASSHGTVVGLG; translated from the coding sequence GTGGCCGGCACCGCGCTCGCCGCGTGGGCCGCGGCCGCCGTGGTGGTCGACGCGCCGGTCCGGTCGAGCACGGTGGCCGAGGCGGCTCCGGTGCCCGTCGCCGAGCGGGCCGACGGGGTCCGCTGGGAGTGGGACGCGGACGGGCCGGTGCGTGACGTGCGCGCCGCCGGCACCGGGGTCGTCGTCGCGGGCCGGGACGGCGTCACCGCGCTGGACGGGGTGACCGGTGCGCCGCGGTGGGCGTTCGCGCGGGCCGGCGCCCGGGTGGCCGACCTCGTCGTGAGCCCGGACCGCCGAGCGGTGGTCGTCGTGCACGAGGGAGCGGCGTCGCAGGTCGCCGTTGTCACGGCCCTGGACGCGCTGACCGGGGCCCGCCGCTGGGAGACCGCACTGGACAGGCGTCCGGATCTGCTGGTCACCGACACCGTCGTCGCGTTGGCGCGCTACGAGCGCCCGGACGACGACGGGCAGCATCCCCTGCGCGCCCACCTGAGCGCCCACGACGTCGACACCGGTGCCGCGGCCTGGACCTGGGAGTCACCCGCAGGCTGTGGCTCGTCCCTGGTGCGGTCGCTCGCCGCGGTCCGCGTCGTGCCGGTCGAGACGGAGTGCCCGGACGGCGCGAGCCTGCACGGGGTCGACGAGCGCACCGGTCAGGACGCCTGGTCCCTGCCGGTCCGCCCGTTCTCCACGGCGCTGTCGGACTACGCGCTGCGCGCGACCGGCGACGGCGCGCTGCTCGTCACCGCGGGCGCCGGCACGAGCCACGTCGTCGTCGAGGCGGCCACCGGCCGCATCGCCGCCCGGCTCGAGACGGAGGACTTCCCCCTCCCCGCGCCCGACGGTCGCGTCCAGCTGCTGGGCGGCGACCCCGAGCACGTGGTCGCGGCGGTCGACGGGAGCGGCGCGATCCTCCCCGTGCCGCCCGGGTGCGCCCGCGAGGCGGCGGCCGCGGTCAGCAGCACCGCCGTGCTGCGCCTGTGCCGGGGCGAGCGGTTCCTCGACCTGCAGGTGGACGCCGGCGCACCGGTCCCGCTCGGCCTCCTGCCCGGCGATCCGTTCGCGGGGCTCGACCTGTTGCGGGACGCGTTCGTCGTGCCCGCGCCCGGCGCGGTGGTGGTCGCGGTCGCGAGCAGCCACGGCACGGTGGTCGGGCTGGGCTGA
- a CDS encoding acyl-CoA synthetase — MDTAALRHTSAPALGSWPARRARIAPGSPALVAGERTVTYAELADRTARLANVLAERGVRPGDRVAYLGVNAISVFETYFAAWLLGAIVAPLNYRLAAAEIRYMLEDSGSSLLVHSADTDALVAATGPAVPVLKVGPEYEDAVAATEPLVDPPAVTLDDPAILLYTSGTTGRPKAAVLTHGNLTWNTINQLAHVDVLSTDRALCISPLFHCVGLGQVTLPTLFKGGCVEPLASFDAGAVLARIGEVGVTSFSAVPTMLQMMVEHPSWETSTLDTLHTVLYGGSPVQERVARAWLDRGVQVQQGYGMTEASPGVYMVPRGAAQLSGAGNRPVSVGVPHFATEVAMFRDGERVPVGPEPAELLVRGPHVFAGYWNRPEESAAAFVDGEWFRTGDVLRVAADGWADVVDRVKDVIISGGENIYPAEVEAVLVQLDAVADAAVVAVPDERWGEVGAAYVQLREGAELSEEDLRSHLQAHLARYKIPKYLVPTDALPRNATGKVRRVELRARAADDFAGERPR; from the coding sequence ATGGACACCGCAGCGCTGCGGCACACGTCCGCTCCGGCGCTGGGCAGCTGGCCGGCGCGGCGTGCGCGAATCGCCCCGGGCAGTCCGGCGCTGGTCGCGGGGGAACGCACCGTCACCTACGCCGAGCTGGCCGACCGCACCGCCCGGCTGGCGAACGTGCTGGCCGAGCGCGGGGTCCGGCCCGGCGACCGGGTCGCCTACCTCGGCGTCAACGCGATCAGCGTGTTCGAGACCTACTTCGCGGCGTGGTTGCTCGGCGCGATCGTGGCGCCGCTCAACTACCGGCTCGCCGCCGCCGAGATCCGGTACATGCTCGAGGACTCCGGCTCATCGCTCCTCGTGCACAGCGCCGACACCGACGCCCTCGTCGCCGCGACCGGCCCCGCCGTGCCCGTCCTGAAGGTCGGCCCCGAGTACGAGGACGCCGTTGCCGCGACGGAGCCGCTCGTCGACCCACCGGCCGTCACCCTCGACGACCCGGCGATCCTGCTCTACACCTCCGGCACCACCGGACGCCCCAAGGCCGCGGTGCTCACCCACGGCAACCTCACCTGGAACACCATCAACCAGCTCGCCCACGTCGACGTGCTGAGCACCGACCGCGCGCTCTGCATCTCCCCGCTGTTCCACTGCGTCGGGCTGGGCCAGGTCACGCTGCCGACGCTGTTCAAGGGCGGCTGCGTGGAGCCGCTCGCGAGCTTCGACGCGGGCGCCGTGCTCGCCCGGATCGGCGAGGTGGGCGTCACCAGCTTCTCCGCCGTGCCCACGATGCTGCAGATGATGGTCGAGCATCCGAGCTGGGAGACCTCGACGCTCGACACCCTGCACACGGTGCTCTACGGGGGCTCGCCGGTGCAGGAGCGCGTGGCCCGCGCGTGGCTCGACCGGGGGGTGCAGGTCCAGCAGGGCTACGGCATGACGGAGGCCTCCCCGGGCGTGTACATGGTGCCGCGCGGTGCTGCGCAGTTGTCCGGGGCGGGGAACCGGCCGGTGTCGGTGGGCGTCCCGCACTTCGCCACCGAGGTCGCCATGTTCCGCGACGGTGAGCGCGTGCCGGTGGGCCCCGAGCCCGCCGAGCTCCTCGTGCGCGGCCCCCACGTGTTCGCCGGCTACTGGAACCGGCCGGAGGAGTCGGCCGCGGCGTTCGTCGACGGCGAGTGGTTCCGCACCGGGGACGTCCTGCGGGTGGCCGCCGACGGCTGGGCCGATGTCGTCGACCGGGTGAAGGACGTGATCATCTCCGGCGGGGAGAACATCTACCCGGCCGAGGTCGAGGCCGTGCTCGTGCAGCTGGACGCGGTGGCCGACGCCGCCGTCGTGGCCGTGCCCGACGAGAGGTGGGGCGAGGTCGGCGCCGCGTACGTCCAGCTCAGGGAGGGCGCCGAGCTCTCCGAGGAGGACCTGCGCTCCCACCTGCAGGCCCATCTCGCCCGCTACAAGATCCCGAAGTACCTCGTGCCGACCGACGCGCTGCCCCGCAACGCCACCGGAAAGGTCCGGCGCGTCGAGCTGCGCGCCCGCGCGGCCGACGACTTCGCCGGAGAAAGGCCCCGATGA
- a CDS encoding crotonase/enoyl-CoA hydratase family protein yields MISPAGNNGSRAPSLQVERDGDVAVLRLRRAAKRNALDDATVLGIEEFFAAPPEGVRAVVIDADGDHFSAGLDMGELAGRDAFAGVEHSRMWHRAFERIARGTVPVVAVLKGAVVGGGLELASAAHVRVAERSTFYALPEGQRGLFVGGGAAVRVQRLVGTALMTDMMLTGRVLDAEEGRAAGLSTYLVDPGAGLATALDLAERIAANSPVTNFAVLQALPRIAETGPDEGFFMEALMAAVASSSTEAQERMQAFLAGRGAKVQRS; encoded by the coding sequence ATGATCAGTCCAGCGGGCAACAACGGGTCTCGCGCGCCGTCCTTGCAGGTCGAGCGGGACGGCGACGTGGCCGTGCTCCGCCTGCGCCGCGCCGCCAAGCGAAACGCCCTCGACGACGCGACCGTGCTCGGTATCGAGGAGTTCTTCGCCGCGCCTCCGGAGGGCGTCCGCGCGGTCGTGATCGACGCCGACGGTGACCACTTCTCGGCCGGACTCGACATGGGCGAGCTCGCGGGGCGGGACGCCTTCGCCGGGGTGGAGCACTCGCGGATGTGGCACCGCGCGTTCGAGCGGATCGCGCGCGGCACCGTCCCGGTGGTGGCGGTGCTCAAGGGGGCGGTCGTCGGCGGCGGGCTGGAGCTGGCGAGCGCCGCGCACGTCCGCGTGGCCGAGCGCAGCACGTTCTACGCCCTGCCCGAGGGGCAGCGCGGCCTGTTCGTCGGCGGCGGCGCGGCGGTGCGCGTTCAGCGGCTGGTCGGCACGGCGCTGATGACCGACATGATGCTCACCGGCCGTGTGCTCGACGCCGAGGAAGGGCGCGCCGCCGGCCTGTCGACCTACCTTGTCGATCCCGGTGCCGGGCTCGCCACCGCGCTCGACCTGGCGGAGCGGATCGCCGCGAACTCGCCCGTCACCAACTTCGCCGTGTTGCAGGCGCTCCCGCGGATCGCCGAGACCGGCCCGGACGAGGGATTCTTCATGGAGGCGCTGATGGCGGCCGTCGCGTCGAGCAGCACGGAGGCGCAGGAGCGGATGCAGGCGTTCCTCGCCGGCCGGGGCGCGAAGGTGCAGCGGTCGTGA
- a CDS encoding acetoacetate--CoA ligase has translation MTGTELARFLDWLRSERGSEFASYQELHAWSASDLDGFWSAIAEFFAVRFHTRPTAVLGRREMPGAQWFPGATLNYAEHALAGHEGTAVSAYSQTRDRVELTWEELRDRVARARAGLQRLGVGRGDRVVAYAPNIPETLVAFLATASLGAVWASCAPEFGARSVIDRFAQVEPTVLLVVPGYTYGEKPIDRTAEVAAVRAGLPTVRHVVAIPYGAGEVPDALSWDELLAEPGDLAFDPVPFAHPLCVLFSSGTTGRPKAIVHGHGGVLMEQLKNHALSWDLRPGDRMLWFSTTAWVMWNALVGGLLVGAGIVLIDGNPVHPDVGWQWRLAEESGATVMGASPGWLMACRAAGVEPTRDHDLSRIRQIGAAGSPLPPEGYRWVAEHFPGVLLNVGSGGTDVCSGIVQGGPWQPVVEGEISGPALGVAAATFDADGKPVVGELGELVITEPMPSMPVRFWGDPDGTRYRDAYFDVYPGVWRHGDWVRFSESGSVIVAGRSDATLNRGGVRLGTAEFYGVVEELPEVTDSLVVHLEDPAGGPGELVLFVVPAPGVALDDALRGRIARELRAALSPRHVPDRIVAVPAVPRNRTGKKLELPAKRILLGAPPEEVASRDVLADPTSLDAFVELAR, from the coding sequence GTGACCGGCACCGAGCTGGCCCGCTTCCTCGACTGGCTGCGCTCCGAGCGCGGGTCGGAGTTCGCGTCCTACCAGGAGCTGCACGCGTGGTCGGCGTCCGACCTCGACGGGTTCTGGTCGGCGATCGCGGAGTTCTTCGCGGTCCGGTTCCACACCCGACCCACCGCTGTGCTCGGCAGGCGTGAGATGCCGGGTGCGCAGTGGTTCCCCGGCGCCACGCTGAACTACGCCGAGCACGCACTGGCCGGCCACGAGGGAACCGCCGTCAGCGCGTACTCGCAGACCCGCGACCGGGTGGAGCTCACCTGGGAGGAGCTGCGCGACCGGGTCGCGCGTGCCCGCGCGGGCCTGCAGCGGCTCGGCGTCGGGCGCGGGGACCGGGTGGTCGCCTACGCCCCGAACATCCCGGAGACCCTCGTCGCGTTCCTCGCCACCGCGAGCCTCGGCGCGGTGTGGGCGAGCTGCGCGCCCGAGTTCGGCGCCCGGAGCGTGATCGACCGGTTCGCGCAGGTGGAACCCACGGTGCTGCTCGTCGTGCCCGGATACACCTACGGCGAGAAGCCGATCGACCGCACCGCGGAGGTCGCCGCGGTGCGGGCCGGCCTGCCGACGGTCCGCCACGTCGTCGCCATCCCGTACGGCGCGGGCGAGGTGCCGGACGCGCTGTCGTGGGACGAGCTGCTCGCGGAGCCGGGTGACCTCGCGTTCGACCCGGTGCCGTTCGCGCACCCGCTGTGCGTCCTGTTCTCCTCGGGCACGACGGGGCGGCCCAAGGCGATCGTGCACGGCCACGGCGGCGTGCTGATGGAGCAGCTCAAGAACCACGCCCTGAGCTGGGACCTGCGCCCCGGCGACCGGATGCTGTGGTTCTCGACCACGGCGTGGGTGATGTGGAACGCCCTCGTCGGCGGCCTGCTCGTCGGCGCGGGGATCGTGCTGATCGACGGCAACCCGGTGCACCCGGACGTCGGCTGGCAGTGGCGGCTGGCGGAGGAGTCGGGCGCCACGGTGATGGGCGCCTCGCCGGGATGGCTGATGGCCTGCCGCGCCGCGGGGGTGGAACCGACCCGGGACCACGACCTGTCCCGCATCCGCCAGATCGGCGCCGCCGGCAGCCCGCTGCCACCGGAGGGCTACCGGTGGGTGGCCGAACACTTCCCCGGCGTGCTGCTCAACGTCGGCAGCGGCGGCACCGACGTGTGCTCCGGCATCGTGCAGGGCGGGCCGTGGCAGCCGGTCGTGGAGGGCGAGATCTCCGGTCCCGCGCTCGGCGTGGCGGCGGCCACGTTCGACGCGGACGGCAAGCCCGTGGTGGGGGAGCTGGGTGAGCTCGTGATCACCGAGCCGATGCCGTCGATGCCGGTCCGGTTCTGGGGTGATCCCGACGGCACCCGCTACCGCGACGCCTACTTCGACGTGTACCCCGGCGTGTGGCGGCACGGCGACTGGGTGCGGTTCTCCGAGTCCGGCTCCGTGATCGTCGCGGGCCGCTCGGACGCCACGCTCAACCGCGGCGGCGTCCGGCTGGGCACCGCCGAGTTCTACGGCGTGGTGGAGGAGCTACCGGAGGTCACCGACAGCCTGGTCGTGCACCTGGAGGACCCCGCAGGCGGGCCCGGCGAGCTGGTGCTCTTCGTCGTGCCCGCGCCCGGCGTCGCGCTGGACGACGCGCTGCGTGGCCGGATCGCCCGCGAGCTGCGCGCGGCGCTGTCGCCGCGGCACGTCCCGGACCGGATCGTCGCGGTGCCCGCGGTCCCGCGGAACCGCACCGGCAAGAAGCTGGAGCTGCCCGCCAAGCGGATCCTGCTCGGCGCCCCGCCGGAGGAGGTCGCGAGCCGCGACGTGCTGGCCGACCCGACGTCCCTCGACGCGTTCGTGGAGCTGGCCCGATGA
- a CDS encoding 3-hydroxyacyl-CoA dehydrogenase NAD-binding domain-containing protein, giving the protein MIRTVAVVGTGVIGASWAALFLSHGLDVVATDPAPGAEDRLRADVAATGLAERGRLTFVGDLAEAVAGADFVQENGPERIDVKHTLFAVLDAATRPDVVLASSSSGLLPTEIATSCPAHPERVLVGHPFNPPHLLPLVEVVPGERTGDDAVGRAMDFYTALGKKPIRLRHELPGHVANRLQAALWREAYSLVDRGVATVADIDTAIANGPGLRWALLGPFAVQHLSGGPGGIAHVLEHLGPPTEAWWRDMGDPSLTPELAAKIVAGVAAELDGTDQAELVARRDAALRALLASKAEHQLP; this is encoded by the coding sequence ATGATCAGGACCGTTGCGGTCGTGGGCACCGGGGTCATCGGGGCGAGCTGGGCCGCGCTGTTCCTGTCCCACGGCCTGGACGTCGTCGCCACCGATCCGGCCCCGGGGGCCGAGGACCGGCTGCGGGCGGACGTCGCCGCCACCGGGCTGGCCGAGCGCGGTCGGCTCACGTTCGTCGGCGACCTCGCCGAGGCGGTGGCCGGCGCGGACTTCGTGCAGGAGAACGGCCCGGAGCGCATCGACGTCAAGCACACCCTCTTCGCGGTGCTGGACGCCGCCACGCGCCCGGACGTCGTCCTGGCCAGCAGCTCGTCGGGCCTGCTGCCCACCGAGATCGCGACGTCATGCCCCGCACACCCGGAGCGGGTGCTCGTCGGGCACCCGTTCAACCCGCCACACCTGCTGCCGCTCGTGGAGGTCGTGCCGGGGGAGCGCACCGGCGACGACGCGGTCGGCCGGGCGATGGACTTCTACACCGCGCTCGGGAAGAAGCCGATCCGGCTGCGCCACGAGCTCCCCGGGCACGTCGCCAACCGGCTGCAGGCCGCGCTGTGGCGGGAGGCCTACTCGCTGGTCGACCGCGGCGTCGCCACCGTGGCCGACATCGACACCGCGATCGCGAACGGTCCCGGCCTGCGCTGGGCGCTGCTCGGGCCGTTCGCGGTGCAGCACCTGTCGGGCGGACCGGGCGGCATCGCCCACGTGCTGGAGCACCTCGGCCCGCCCACCGAGGCGTGGTGGCGCGACATGGGCGACCCGTCGCTCACCCCCGAACTGGCTGCCAAGATCGTCGCGGGGGTCGCTGCCGAGCTGGACGGCACCGACCAGGCCGAGCTGGTGGCCCGCCGCGACGCCGCATTGCGCGCCCTGCTCGCCAGCAAGGCCGAGCACCAGCTGCCCTAG
- the couO gene encoding 4-hydroxyphenyl-beta-ketoacyl-CoA hydrolase has translation MDLASLDAIDVHVHVEQDGHGCFSLDQELMDASAKYFKADQDRTPTVASIAEHYRARRTAAVVFTVDATAGTGHPALSSEEVVDAAAEHADVLIPFGSVDPHAGKAAVARIRRLVERGARGFKFHPSLQVFEPNDRTYYPLYEAMAELGVPALFHTGQTGIGAGLPGGRGIKLRYSAPMLLDDVAADFPELTVVLAHPSVPWQDEAISIATHKANVYIDLSGWSPRYFPPQLVRAANGLLKRKVLFGSDYPLITPERWIRDFGELDFKDDVRPLILKENAVRMLGLS, from the coding sequence ATGGACCTCGCCTCGCTGGACGCCATCGATGTCCACGTGCACGTCGAGCAGGACGGGCACGGCTGCTTCTCGCTCGACCAGGAGCTGATGGACGCCTCGGCGAAGTACTTCAAGGCCGACCAGGACCGCACCCCGACGGTGGCGTCGATCGCCGAGCACTACCGGGCACGTCGCACGGCCGCGGTCGTCTTCACCGTGGACGCCACCGCAGGCACCGGCCACCCCGCCCTGTCCAGCGAGGAGGTCGTCGACGCCGCGGCCGAGCACGCCGACGTGCTGATCCCGTTCGGCTCCGTGGACCCGCACGCCGGCAAGGCGGCGGTCGCGCGGATCCGCCGGCTCGTGGAGCGGGGCGCCCGCGGCTTCAAGTTCCACCCCAGCCTGCAGGTGTTCGAGCCGAACGACCGCACCTACTACCCGCTCTACGAGGCGATGGCCGAGCTCGGCGTGCCCGCGCTGTTCCACACGGGGCAGACCGGCATCGGGGCAGGCCTCCCCGGCGGTCGCGGCATCAAGCTGCGCTACTCGGCGCCGATGCTGCTCGACGACGTCGCGGCCGACTTCCCGGAGCTCACGGTGGTGCTCGCGCACCCGTCGGTGCCGTGGCAGGACGAGGCGATCTCGATCGCCACCCACAAGGCGAACGTCTACATCGACCTGTCCGGCTGGTCGCCGCGCTACTTCCCGCCCCAGCTCGTGCGCGCGGCGAACGGGCTGCTCAAGCGCAAGGTGCTCTTCGGCTCCGACTACCCCCTGATCACCCCCGAGCGCTGGATCCGCGACTTCGGCGAGCTGGACTTCAAGGACGACGTGCGGCCGCTGATCCTCAAGGAGAACGCGGTGCGGATGCTGGGCCTCAGCTGA
- a CDS encoding TIGR03564 family F420-dependent LLM class oxidoreductase gives MIRIGVNLAVGLIHAPDGNVIDELVQHARSVAAAGVRTVWLPQGYDHDTLTAYAAIAREVPGVELGVSVVVVQPRHPRVLAAQAQTVQAASHGRLTLGLGVSHPGLLEVYGIPFVRPVDALREHLDVLLPILHGERAPGATGPGSSPEETSVRGAIPAVPVLLGALGPRMLRLAGERTSGTITFLAGPRTIGEHVVPLLTAAAESAGRARPRVVAGLPVAVTTDPDRVRAEVASAYAGYAALPTYRTALDREGFAGLADIVIAGDEDEVADALQRYADLGATDVLVSLVGDAKDRDRTLRLLGELSAREIS, from the coding sequence GTGATCCGCATCGGAGTGAACCTCGCCGTGGGCCTCATCCATGCCCCGGACGGCAATGTGATCGACGAGCTGGTGCAGCACGCCCGCTCCGTGGCGGCGGCCGGCGTGCGCACCGTCTGGCTCCCGCAGGGCTACGACCACGACACGCTCACCGCGTACGCCGCCATCGCCCGTGAAGTGCCCGGCGTCGAGCTCGGCGTGTCCGTGGTCGTCGTGCAGCCCCGGCACCCGCGGGTGCTCGCGGCGCAGGCGCAGACCGTGCAGGCGGCGTCGCACGGGCGACTCACGCTGGGACTCGGCGTGAGCCACCCCGGCCTGCTCGAGGTGTACGGCATCCCGTTCGTCCGGCCCGTCGACGCGCTGCGCGAGCACCTCGACGTGCTGCTCCCGATCCTCCACGGCGAACGTGCGCCCGGCGCGACGGGCCCGGGCTCCAGCCCCGAGGAGACCTCGGTGCGCGGCGCCATCCCGGCCGTCCCGGTGCTGCTCGGTGCGCTCGGGCCGAGGATGCTGCGGCTGGCCGGCGAACGCACGTCCGGCACGATCACGTTCCTCGCCGGTCCGCGGACGATCGGCGAGCACGTCGTGCCGCTCCTCACCGCCGCCGCCGAGTCGGCGGGGCGGGCGCGGCCGCGGGTCGTCGCCGGCCTGCCCGTCGCGGTGACGACCGATCCGGACCGCGTGCGGGCGGAGGTCGCCTCCGCCTACGCCGGCTACGCCGCACTCCCCACCTACCGGACCGCGCTCGACCGCGAAGGCTTCGCCGGCCTCGCCGACATCGTCATAGCCGGCGACGAGGACGAGGTGGCCGACGCGCTCCAGCGCTACGCCGACCTCGGCGCGACCGACGTACTGGTGAGCCTCGTCGGAGATGCGAAGGACCGGGACCGGACGCTGCGCCTGCTTGGGGAGCTCAGCGCACGGGAGATCAGCTGA
- a CDS encoding helix-turn-helix domain-containing protein — protein MTGCAARRRELGACLRSYRRLVAPEQVGLPAGGRRRTPGLRREEVATLAGVGLSWYTWLEQGRVTASGHVLESVGRVLGLDGAGRRHLRLLSAPAEPPPATPPAADLVPLLADFAGPAAVLDHRLDIVAANPRWTRVWGEPRDVDPARRNVLWQLAAGPPAVPVDDPGPLMTALRRQFRMAANLYAGDERIAEVAELLRADAPAYTPLWECRGIGAFGEPTVVVAGRELRAHLLEPAGRPGSALLFLAAADERGA, from the coding sequence GTGACAGGATGCGCGGCGCGACGGCGGGAGCTCGGGGCGTGCCTGCGGTCCTACCGGCGCCTCGTCGCGCCCGAGCAGGTCGGGCTGCCCGCAGGTGGGCGGCGGCGCACGCCCGGGCTGCGGCGGGAGGAGGTCGCGACCCTCGCCGGGGTGGGCCTGTCCTGGTACACGTGGCTCGAACAGGGCCGGGTGACGGCCTCCGGACACGTACTGGAGTCCGTCGGCCGGGTGCTGGGCCTGGACGGCGCGGGCCGCCGGCACCTGCGGCTCCTCTCCGCACCGGCGGAGCCGCCGCCCGCCACCCCGCCGGCTGCGGACCTCGTCCCGCTGCTCGCGGACTTCGCCGGGCCGGCCGCGGTGCTGGACCACCGCCTCGACATCGTCGCCGCCAACCCCCGCTGGACGCGCGTGTGGGGCGAGCCCCGCGACGTCGACCCGGCGCGACGCAACGTGCTGTGGCAGCTGGCGGCCGGGCCGCCCGCGGTGCCCGTCGACGACCCAGGCCCGCTGATGACTGCGCTGCGCAGGCAGTTCCGGATGGCGGCGAACCTGTACGCGGGCGACGAGCGCATCGCGGAGGTCGCCGAGCTCCTGCGCGCGGACGCCCCGGCGTACACCCCGCTGTGGGAGTGCCGGGGCATCGGCGCGTTCGGGGAGCCCACTGTGGTCGTCGCCGGGCGCGAGCTCCGCGCGCACCTGCTGGAACCGGCCGGGCGGCCGGGCAGCGCACTGCTCTTCCTGGCTGCCGCCGACGAACGTGGCGCATGA